The sequence CGGAAGCACGGGTACGCGGAGGAGGACCCGTCTTCCTTGCCCCGGGCGGAGTTCAGCTACATCGGCCCCTACCGGAACTGGGTGCGGCTCCTGAAGGGAGAGATCGATCCCATCCGCGGGCTCATGACGGGGAAGTTCAAGCTCAAGGGCAGCATGATGAAGATCATGCGCTACAGCCGCGCGGCCAAGGAGATGGTGAACGCGACGACCGCCGTGGACAGCGACTTCGGCTGAGGGACTCTTCGTTCCAGGGAGACGACACGGGAGGGTGGACATGGTGCTGCCACAGTACGCCAACTTCGTCGACGGAGCGTGGGACCCCGAGGGCGAGGAGGTCGAACTCCACAGCCCCGTGGACGGGGAGGCAATCGCCCGCATCGTGAAGGCGGGCGCGGAGAAGGCCAACGAAGCCGTGGAGAGCGCGCTCCACGCCTTCCAGACCGGCTGGAATCATACGCCGCCCGCAACTCGAAGGAAGCTCCTCCTCCGACTCGCGGAGCGGATCCAGGACCGGTCCGAGGAGTACGCGCGGCTGGAGTCGCTGAACACCGGGAAGACCCTGCGCCAGAGCACCCTCCTGGATGTGCCCCTGGCCATCGAGCACCTCCGGTACTTCGCCGCCCCGAGCAGCTTCCGATTCACGCGGCGGATCCGCCATCCCGAGTTCCCCGGCACGAGGGGCCTCGTCCAGTATGCGCCCCTGGGCGTGGTGGCCGCCATCGCGCCATGGAACGTCCCCCTGCTGATGGCCGTGTGGAAGATCGCTCCCGCCATCCTGGCGGGCAATACGGTCGTCCTCAAGCCGTCTCACTTCACGCCCCTCACGGCCTTCGAGCTCGCGCGGGATGCCAAGTCGGTCGGCTTCCCGGATGGGGTGCTCAACGTGGTCACAGGCGACGGCCACGTCGTGGGCGATGCCCTCGCGAAGGACGACCGGGTCAACCTGGTCAGCTTCACGGGTTCCACGGCCACGGGGAAGAAGCTCCTCCGGGCCGCTGCCTCGAGCCTGAAGAAGGTCACCCTGGAACTCGGAGGGAAGTCGCCCAACATCGTGTTCCCCGACGCGGACCTCGACAAGGCGGCGAAAGGCGTGGTCTTCGGCAACTACCTGAACTCGGGGCAGCTCTGCGAGTCGGGCAGCCGCCTCCTCGTCCACGAATCCATCCAGGAAGCGTTCCTCCGGAGGCTGCGGGAGCATCTCGCCCGGATGAAGCCGGGGAATCCCATGGACATGGAGACGGACATCAGCGCGATCACGACGTCGGAGCAACTCGCGAAGATCGAAGGGATGGTCCAGGACGGCCTGGACGCAGGCGCGACCCTGTTCTATCAGAGGCCCGTCGCAAACGAAGTCCCGCGGGGGGGAAGCTACTATCCCCCGACCCTCCTGACGAACCTCTCCCTGGACATGCCGGTCGTCCAGGAGGAGATCTTCGGCCCCGTGCTCTCCGTGATCCCCTTCGCGGACGAGGCCGAGGCCGTGCAGCGGGCGAACGCGACGGCCTACGGACTCGCCTGCGGCATCTGGACGAAGGACGAACGCAAGGCGCTGCGCGTCGCGAGCCGCATGGAGGCCGGGACGGTTTGGATCAACGACTACCACCTCCTCTCGGCCGCCGCCCCCCGGGGCGGGTTCAAGGCG is a genomic window of Thermoplasmata archaeon containing:
- a CDS encoding SCP2 sterol-binding domain-containing protein, whose amino-acid sequence is MPRFPSQAWVDSYVAKLDASVAYRDAGKTWEGDILFVVQKDEGLAKDCYMYLDLFHGQCRKHGYAEEDPSSLPRAEFSYIGPYRNWVRLLKGEIDPIRGLMTGKFKLKGSMMKIMRYSRAAKEMVNATTAVDSDFG
- a CDS encoding aldehyde dehydrogenase family protein → MVLPQYANFVDGAWDPEGEEVELHSPVDGEAIARIVKAGAEKANEAVESALHAFQTGWNHTPPATRRKLLLRLAERIQDRSEEYARLESLNTGKTLRQSTLLDVPLAIEHLRYFAAPSSFRFTRRIRHPEFPGTRGLVQYAPLGVVAAIAPWNVPLLMAVWKIAPAILAGNTVVLKPSHFTPLTAFELARDAKSVGFPDGVLNVVTGDGHVVGDALAKDDRVNLVSFTGSTATGKKLLRAAASSLKKVTLELGGKSPNIVFPDADLDKAAKGVVFGNYLNSGQLCESGSRLLVHESIQEAFLRRLREHLARMKPGNPMDMETDISAITTSEQLAKIEGMVQDGLDAGATLFYQRPVANEVPRGGSYYPPTLLTNLSLDMPVVQEEIFGPVLSVIPFADEAEAVQRANATAYGLACGIWTKDERKALRVASRMEAGTVWINDYHLLSAAAPRGGFKASGIGRELGYEGILECTQTRHLFVSAAEGSDLDEIAYGVVVR